Below is a window of Bacteroidales bacterium DNA.
AGCCTTTCAGCTGGATCATCCAACGCCCTGAACACTTCAAAAAGGCTGTCAACCTGGTTCAGGAAATACTGCTCTTCCACATAGTTCATGGTTCCATAATTTTCTGAACCTTTGAACATCATGTGTTCAAGATAATGGCTAAGGCCGGTATTGTCAGTAGGGTCGTGCTTACTTCCAGTGCGAACGGCAATGGCGGTTTGAATCCTTGGGGCATCTTTATATACGCTTAAAAAAACGGTCAGGCCATTTTCAAGCGTGTAAATTCTCGCCTGCAGCGGATCGCCCGGTATACTTTTGTATTCATACACTTTTTGTGCATAGCCTGAATAAGTTGCCAGGAAAAAAGTAAATAACATACTGGCAATGATCAACAAAGGGGTAATTTTTTTCATAAGGTTTGATTTATATTCATTTGGTAAAATTAGTTAAGATTCATGAATAAAGAAGTTTTCCGGAATTATACGCAGTCCTGTAGGCCTTGAAGATAGCAGGAGCGGGCGATAAAGGAAAGCAACGTACCGGCTATGGCTTGCCGGTTTCAGGGTTCAAAAGATTTTCAAGCACCCCCAGGTTTCTTACTACTGCTTCGTCTTTTTCCCAATCTTTGATTCTTTTCAGGGCATCTGCCGATTTTTGATAGTCGCCCATTTTATAGTAAGTCGCTGAAAGATTGATATATGCCTCTTTGTGTTCGGGAATAATCTCAAGTACCTTTTCCAGGCACTCAATGGCTTCCTCATACCTGCCCACCTGGTAATAGGATTGTCCCATCCAGTGAAGTATCCACATATTATTAGGGAATTGCCTGAAAGCTTTTTCATACGCCACCACAGCTTCAGGGTGGCGGTTGAGTTTGGCAAGCGCCATTCCTTCATAATACTCAGGTGGATTCGACAAGGGATCGAGGCTTTTGAAAGGGTTCGTAGCCATTTGCGCATTATGCAGGTAAGCCCGCCAGTTCTCAGCCTTCATTGCACTCAGGGCTTTGTTCAGGTAGTTTTCCTGCACGGTGGTGTTGTATCCATACATTGCCCCAAAAACCGAAAAAATGATTACAGGTGTTAAAATGGCCCTGCGGCTTGGATTAAAAGGCAGGGCAGGTGAAAAGGCCTGTAGCATAGCGAGTGATCCGCCAATAAAAATGCCCATATAAACCTGGTGGTTGATGCGTTCGTAAGGGAAACTGAAAAATGAAACAGCGAGGTAAGCAACAATCCCGGCAAAAAAGAGCAATGCAAGTATCTTATCTTCAGTTTTCGGGCTGCGCCTGATGATGCGCAGGAGATAGTAAAATGCGAAGCCAAAATAAGCAAGGTATAGCAAGAACCCGATTAATCCTTTTTCGGCAAAGACCCAGAGAAAGTCGTTATGAGGCCTTGCCCAGTTTAATTGCGGAACCTGATCGAACTTACCGTCAAAATAATAGGCAGCGTTAAGCCGCCAGTTACCGGCGCCGGTTCCTGTAAGTGGCCGGTCTTTAATCAGCTCTATGGTTGATTTCCAGATATTGAGCCGGTGAACATTATCCTTTGAACCTGTATCCGTAATTGACCTGACGCGACCAAGCAAGGACCTAGGGTCTTCGGGTTTCTCTATACTGAAAATAATCGCAATTCCAATCAGCCCGGCAAGCATTCCTCCAATCAGGATATTGCGGTAGAGCAGGGGAAGGCTGAGGCTGCGCGCATAAAACACATAAATTACCGTAACTGCAGCGAATGATACAGCCAATCCAACCCAAACAGCGCGGGTCTGAACCAGGACAATCATAACCAGCAACAACAAAGCCGTTACGATGGCTGCGGCTCTCCAGGCTCCCCTGTAAATGTAAATTGCATAAGCAACGAATGGAAGCATGAGCATCAGCGCTGTTGAGTATTCATTTTTATGAAACATCAAGCCTGAAACAAGGTAAATCACAGGCCTGCCATCAGGCAGCAATGTTACTGTGCCGGTGATCACGTGCTTGTAATACTGCACTGCTCCAATTATCAGAGCGATGCCGGCGGCAACAATTACAAATTTTGGAAGTTTTTTCTGCCAGCCATCAGAGTGTGAAAACACAAGGGCTGAGATACCCACAACCGACACAAAGAGAAAGGTTCGTACAATATCATAAAAACTCTCCCTGTAATTAACTGCGAATGCAATGGAGATAATTACAACTGCCAGGTAGCCAAGCAATACCGGGAATATGTTTCGCCGGAATATTGAGAAACTGAAGTGGCTGACTTTCTTTCTGCCAAAAAACCAAAATGCCATCAAAAGCACAAACACGCTGAGCGCCATGGTTCGCGGCATTAAGGCCTGGTCAAGGGCACGGGGGATGTGAAAAACAGGGATGAAAATGATTGTGAATACGGTAAAAATGTTAAAAAGCAGCGTAGGATTACGTGCTGGCTCCTTTCGGGGATTTTTTTTAGCAGGCTTCATCTTTTGGTTATTGCAAACTATAAATAGCTTTGTGGGTAAGAAAGTTCAAAAATAAATAATTTACTTTTGCCGGCTGATGCCAGAAAAACACACATGCGTATATTTCTTAAAAATTTAGCAAATAATGCAAAACAGGGCTCTCTGGCTGACCGCTTAAGGCAAAAACGGTTCAGGTTATTCCTGAGCCTTATACATGAACTGCCTCGCCCGATAAAAATAATTGATGTAGGTGGCACAGGCCTTTTCTGGGAACGCATGGGTTTCACCGGGCAGCCCGGAGTAAGCATCACTCTTATAAATCTTAAACCATCGGCAGTTGATTATGAAGGTTTTACCTTTGTTACAGGCGATGCGCTCGATTTGAAGCAGTTTGGCGATCAGGAATTTGATATTGCATTCTCAAATTCTGTGATTGAGCATGTGGGAAGTTTCGGGGATCAGCAGAAAATGGCAGCGGAGATGATGCGCGTGGCAAAGAAAATCTTTCTTCAAACCCCCAACTATTATTTTCCGCTCGAACCCCATTTCCTTTTTCCGTTTTTTCAGTTTTTTCCCCTGTGGTTGCAGGCAAGCCTTCTTCAATATTTCAATCTTGGATGGTATAACAAGGTCCCCGACCGTAAAAAAGCCATACAAATCTGCCTTTCCGTGCGGTTGTTGAAAAAAAGCGAGTTAAAGCGTTTGTTTCCGGGGGCAAGATTTTATGAGGAAAAATTTTTCGGATTAGTGAAATCTTTTATCGTATTGAAATGATGCCAATTAAATATTTTTTATTTATTATTTTTGAACTTAATCTGAAATCATAGGTTTTTAAGGCATTGCCGGGTAATAAGATTTAGTAATTTCGCTCTGTCACTCAACAAAAATTGGGACTGACGGGGCGAAGCTGTGTAGACCACATTAAGTTTTCTTAACCACAACGCCGCACCGGTCCCCTCCAGGTGTTCTTACACACTACAGTTCACTTTTCGCCCCTTCACTCATAACCTATCATCCATTGATCACCTTTGAAGGCTACGTAGTTATTGCGGTTCTCGTTTTTATAACCCTGACGCTCTACAATAACTGGATAGGGGCGGGATTTACCTTCACCATCGGGATTGCTGTACTGGGTGTTTTTCGTATTCTTACGCCTGTCGAAATTCTTGGCGGCTTTGCCAATGAGCAGATTGCTGTTGTAGCTATGCTTTTTTTACTGGGTGATATAATCCGAAAGACCGGTGTGCTCGACGGCCTGTTTCGCCGGACTTTTGCAAAAATACATACCTATCGAAGGTTTAAAGTCAGGATGCTGTTCATGGTGGCAGGTTTTTCAGCATTC
It encodes the following:
- a CDS encoding class I SAM-dependent methyltransferase, which encodes MRIFLKNLANNAKQGSLADRLRQKRFRLFLSLIHELPRPIKIIDVGGTGLFWERMGFTGQPGVSITLINLKPSAVDYEGFTFVTGDALDLKQFGDQEFDIAFSNSVIEHVGSFGDQQKMAAEMMRVAKKIFLQTPNYYFPLEPHFLFPFFQFFPLWLQASLLQYFNLGWYNKVPDRKKAIQICLSVRLLKKSELKRLFPGARFYEEKFFGLVKSFIVLK
- a CDS encoding tetratricopeptide repeat protein, encoding MKPAKKNPRKEPARNPTLLFNIFTVFTIIFIPVFHIPRALDQALMPRTMALSVFVLLMAFWFFGRKKVSHFSFSIFRRNIFPVLLGYLAVVIISIAFAVNYRESFYDIVRTFLFVSVVGISALVFSHSDGWQKKLPKFVIVAAGIALIIGAVQYYKHVITGTVTLLPDGRPVIYLVSGLMFHKNEYSTALMLMLPFVAYAIYIYRGAWRAAAIVTALLLLVMIVLVQTRAVWVGLAVSFAAVTVIYVFYARSLSLPLLYRNILIGGMLAGLIGIAIIFSIEKPEDPRSLLGRVRSITDTGSKDNVHRLNIWKSTIELIKDRPLTGTGAGNWRLNAAYYFDGKFDQVPQLNWARPHNDFLWVFAEKGLIGFLLYLAYFGFAFYYLLRIIRRSPKTEDKILALLFFAGIVAYLAVSFFSFPYERINHQVYMGIFIGGSLAMLQAFSPALPFNPSRRAILTPVIIFSVFGAMYGYNTTVQENYLNKALSAMKAENWRAYLHNAQMATNPFKSLDPLSNPPEYYEGMALAKLNRHPEAVVAYEKAFRQFPNNMWILHWMGQSYYQVGRYEEAIECLEKVLEIIPEHKEAYINLSATYYKMGDYQKSADALKRIKDWEKDEAVVRNLGVLENLLNPETGKP